Within Streptomyces roseirectus, the genomic segment CGCGCGGTCCAGGGGCTCGGCGCGGCGGTGATGATGCCGCAGACCCTGGCCCTGATCAGCGCCGTCTTCCCGGCGGAGCGGCGCGGGGCGGCCTTCGGCGTGTGGTCGGCGGTCGCGGGCCTGGCGACCGTCGCGGGTCCGACCGTCGGTGGCGCGCTGGTCTCGGGCCTCGACTGGCGCTGGATCTTCTTCATCAACGTCCCGATCGGCGTGGCGGCGCTCGTGGGCGCGTTCGTCGTGGTGCCCGACGTGCGGACCGGGCAGCAGACGTCGCTGGACCTGCCGGGCGCCGTGCTGTCCACGGCGGGGCTCGGCCTGATCGTGTACGGGCTGATCGAGGGCGAGCGCTACGACTGGGGCACCATCGAGTCCTTCCTCAGCATCCCGCTGGTCCTGGCGCTCGGCGTGGCGCTGCTCGGGCTGTTCGCGCTGCACCAGCGGGCCCGCCAGGACCGCCGTCCGCTGGTCCCGTTCGAGCTGTTCCGCAGCCGGGGGTTCACCGTCTCGGCGGCGCTCGGGGCGATGCTGCTGTTCGGTTCCATCGGCGTGCTGCTGCCGCTCACCCTCTACCTCCAGTCCGCCCTCGGGCTCTCCGCCGGTGAGGCCGGGCTCGCCCTCGTGCCGGGGCCGCTGGTGTCGCTGTTCGTGGCGCCGGTCGCGGGCAACGCGGTCGGCAGGCTGGGCGGCCGCAAGATCCTCGTCCCCGGGCTGCTGGTCTTCGGCGCCGGCATCGCCCTGACGGCGGCCATGGCGCGGGCGGACTCCAGCGTGTGGGCGATCGTCCCCGGGCAGATCGTGTTCGGACTCGGCATGGGCCTGGTCTTCGCACCCACCAGCACCCTCGCGATGCAGGACATCCCGCCACGGCTGACCGGCGTCGCCTCCGGCATGTTCACCACGTTCCGGCAGATCGGCGCCGTCGTCGGCGCGGCGGCGGTCGGCGCGCTGCTGCAGAACCGGCTCGCCGCCGAGGGCGTGCCGGAGGAGGTGCGGCAGCAGGCCGGCCGGCTCTCGGACGCGG encodes:
- a CDS encoding DHA2 family efflux MFS transporter permease subunit — encoded protein: MGTEAPEARRRNPWLVLAVLCASFFMTLLDTTIVTIAIPEMAEGLGASLDDILWFANAYMLVFAALLLLSGRLGDRFGAQRTFTAGLALFTVASAVCGIVDTPGQMIAARAVQGLGAAVMMPQTLALISAVFPAERRGAAFGVWSAVAGLATVAGPTVGGALVSGLDWRWIFFINVPIGVAALVGAFVVVPDVRTGQQTSLDLPGAVLSTAGLGLIVYGLIEGERYDWGTIESFLSIPLVLALGVALLGLFALHQRARQDRRPLVPFELFRSRGFTVSAALGAMLLFGSIGVLLPLTLYLQSALGLSAGEAGLALVPGPLVSLFVAPVAGNAVGRLGGRKILVPGLLVFGAGIALTAAMARADSSVWAIVPGQIVFGLGMGLVFAPTSTLAMQDIPPRLTGVASGMFTTFRQIGAVVGAAAVGALLQNRLAAEGVPEEVRQQAGRLSDAVYAEGLTDAVRYGLFLTVAVAVVAAALALLLPPPAPQPEPDAAAGPRAGADVAQAVD